A portion of the Malania oleifera isolate guangnan ecotype guangnan chromosome 3, ASM2987363v1, whole genome shotgun sequence genome contains these proteins:
- the LOC131151688 gene encoding uncharacterized protein LOC131151688 → MTTLQLLLLIILTLQLPPPFLALSPCRTSCGGIAVNYPFGIDDGCGARQLRNMLVCNATASGDSLFFQTPSGSYKVRSIDYDAKTVAIFDPDMSTCSALQAPRTFEVSDAQYLAIPPSPDTAFALLNCSADSPLLNHYSYLCFNFAGHTCDELYTCGSFQILHAPATNVTPPCCFTDYNALRMVKMDMNLLDCTHYTCVYGTDGLRGVRPLDWKYGIGLQYAVPDMGCDRCARSGGTCGFDTESEGSLCLCSGSVNSTTTCGSVTNGREKTEATKLIYQALVFALGAIFYMQLL, encoded by the exons ATGACGACGTTACAGCTTCTTCTTCTGATCATACTAACTCTGCAATTGCCACCTCCCTTCCTCGCTCTCTCCCCCTGCCGGACCTCCTGCGGCGGAATCGCAGTGAACTACCCGTTCGGCATCGACGATGGCTGCGGCGCGCGTCAGTTACGCAACATGCTGGTCTGCAACGCCACCGCCTCTGGCGACAGCCTCTTTTTCCAAACCCCCTCCGGCTCCTACAAGGTCCGATCCATCGACTACGACGCGAAGACCGTCGCGATCTTCGACCCGGACATGTCCACCTGCAGCGCGCTCCAGGCGCCGCGCACATTCGAGGTCTCCGACGCGCAGTATCTCGCGATCCCGCCGTCGCCGGACACCGCCTTCGCGCTCCTCAACTGCTCCGCCGACTCCCCCCTCCTCAACCACTACAGTTACCTCTGCTTCAACTTCGCCGGCCACACGTGCGACGAGCTATACACTTGCGGATCGTTCCAGATCCTCCACGCGCCGGCCACGAACGTGACGCCGCCGTGCTGTTTCACGGACTACAACGCGCTGAGGATGGTGAAGATGGACATGAACCTTCTGGACTGCACGCACTACACCTGCGTGTACGGTACGGACGGGCTGAGGGGCGTTAGGCCGTTGGATTGGAAGTACGGAATCGGGCTGCAATACGCTGTGCCCGATATGGGGTGCGACCGATGCGCCAGGTCCGGCGGCACCTGCGGCTTCGATACGGAGAGTGAAGGGTCGCTCTGTCTCTGCTCCGGCTCCGTCAACTCTACAACAACCTGCG GGAGTGTTACGAATGGAAGAGAGAAGACTGAAGCCACTAAGTTAATATACCAAGCATTGGTTTTTGCTTTGGGAGCAATTTTCTACATGCAACTCTTGTGA
- the LOC131151689 gene encoding 1-Cys peroxiredoxin — protein sequence MPGLTIGDTIPNLEVETTHGKFKLHDFAGDGWTIIFSHPGDFTPVCTTELGKMAAYTGEFRRRGLKLLGLSCDDLRSHADWIKDIEACSGGCKVDFPIIGDPKREIIKQLNMVDPDEKDPTGNQVPSRALHIVGPDKKIKLSFLYPASTGRNMDEVVRVVESLQKAAKHKVATPVNWKPGDPVVISPGVSNEQAKEMFPQGYETVDLPSKKEYLRFTNV from the exons ATGCCGGGCCTGACGATTGGCGATACCATCCCTAACCTGGAAGTTGAAACTACCCACGGCAAGTTCAAGCTCCACGACTTCGCCGGCGATGGCTGGACCATCATCTTCTCTCACCCAG GTGATTTTACGCCGGTGTGCACGACGGAACTGGGGAAGATGGCGGCGTACACGGGGGAATTTCGGAGGAGGGGGTTGAAGCTGCTAGGCTTGTCTTGCGACGACTTGCGCTCTCACGCGGATTGGATCAAGGACATTGAAGCCTGCTCT GGCGGCTGCAAGGTGGACTTCCCGATCATCGGGGATCCGAAGAGAGAGATCATAAAGCAACTCAACATGGTTGACCCGGATGAGAAAGACCCGACCGGGAACCAGGTCCCCTCTCGGGCTTTGCATATTGTGGGTCCGGATAAGAAG ATTAAGCTGAGCTTTCTGTATCCGGCGAGCACGGGGAGGAACATGGACGAGGTGGTGAGGGTGGTGGAGTCGCTGCAGAAGGCGGCGAAGCACAAGGTGGCTACTCCGGTGAACTGGAAACCGGGAGATCCGGTGGTGATATCACCCGGCGTGTCCAATGAGCAGGCAAAGGAGATGTTCCCGCAGGGGTACGAGACCGTTGATCTCCCGTCCAAGAAAGAATACCTGCGATTCACAAACGTCTAA